CGGTGCGGTTGCATTTTGAAGTGAAATCTCTAGGGCCTTGATAACCCTAAGTAACATGCGATTCCTAGAGATTGCCTCAGTAAATTGGTTTATAAATGGACGATGCCATTCATCTCGGGCAGGTGAAGCCGTGGAAATGATGGCCGAGCCCTCGACCTATATCAAAGGACATAATTTAAGGATGTAGCATAATGTAATTTTGGAGCCCCACGAATAATTTTCAACACTGTTCATACGACTTTACTTGAGTATGCTTTTCGGAATTAAAAGTtttggacttgattgcattGACTATAGCTTTGAAGGCTCCCGAtgcattttttccatttttcccaaTGGAGTTCTCTTTCGGAAAGACGATCATAAGCCCATTGAACATCATACACGTTTGAAGTAGATTGTAATATTATGGGCATTGATCAAGAAAAGTTATTTGGGAAGGTGATGACATTAGTTGATCATCAATGACATTTATTGGGTCCTTAAAAGAGTATCACTTGCCAATGGTTATTTTCATTCATATCAAGGATCATCAcatacccaaaaaaagaaaaagaaaaatgatatcaaGGATCATCTAGTGAATAATTATGTGAATAGTAATTTTGATTGCACCCCAAGAGTCATATAATACGAAAAAGTCTAACTTGTTGACCGTCGAGTTGATTACATCTTAAAATCACatattgaaggaaaaaaaatgcgattcttaattgattttgaataTTAGAGTTCTCATTCTAAGACATCGACGTAAAGTTATTAAATTTTTCACACTATTTTATTAAGAGAGTTTTGTaaagactttgttgtatctcgAGAGTGTCTtgctttttgtttctctctcatcCTAGTAAAGACAATAACAACCACGTTTCAGAAAGTGACATGCACACCTCAATGCCTGTTGTTTTTAAGCCATGTTCTCTAACAATGCAGCCCCACGAAGCCATTGACTTCAGACCTTTGGCCTATGCTGAGGGTCCTGATGCGTTACAGTTGGCATGTAGTCGATGGAATTCATACAAGCGATCTCCAATTACGAGTCGGAAATTTCTCGACACCCCCGACTATCTAcgccaatatatatatatttaccgAAAGATAAACATTTCATTGCTAACCCACAAAAGGGCACCATTAGTTGGAAAGTCCAaacataaaatagaaattaaaggttgaagaggaaaagaaacccaATTAGAAGGAAGAGAGTTTTCTCGGTGGGATTTAGCGACCCAATCTACGCCGATATTgaggagattaaaaaaattagattaagagTGATTTTCTGGGGGTACATGGGAAAACGAAAATTATGCTTGTGAATACTGTCTTGTCTTTGCGGGGCAAAGCAAGCAAAAGATGCGATGGAAAGCGACCTAAGTTTCCCACGATACGCACgcacaaaaaaagagagaaaaaagagaaatggtgACTCAGATGCGGATGTGTTCCGGGACTCAGGCCTTATCCTCTTTTCCTTGTAGTGCGAGCAAAAAACCGAAACGCCGGATTcggaaataaattaaaggagAAAAGGCCTCAATCCGTAAGGAGGCGATGATGACAAATCATCAGGATAAAGCCACGAACGAATAAAATAGTCAAGTGCTATCCGATGCACCCTCCTGTCTttccatatatatatgtttCTCGTTCTGCTTGCATGATTTGAATTTGTATAAATCGGTTCTGAGCTTCCCCCGGAGAGGACCCAGtaatcattttcttgatttgCAGAGATCagagctttcttcttcttcttcttcttcttctgtcttCTGGGTTCTTGGTGATGACCAGGACGAAGATGGGTGGAGAAAACCGGAGCTCAGCGGACGTGGATGATCCGGAGCTTGTTGATGCGGGCAGaggcggtggtggcggaggcggcggggagTGTTGTGAGTCTGAATCCTCCATGGAAGACTCTATGGTGTCCGATGAGTCGTCATCGTGTTCGTCGTCGGAATTGGCGGAGGATGCATCGTCCTCTGCGttgtgttcttcttcttcttcttcctcctcctcatctgcCTCTTTGTCAAATTGCCGTGGGCCTCTGtatgaactgtctgagctcatGACTCATCTCCCTATCAAGTGAGCAAGCTTCTCTTCTTGGAGTGTAGATACCATCTCTGCAATTCGTTTCGCGGGATAATAACCCTTTTCATCGTTGATCATTTTGCAGGAGAGGGCTTTCCAAGTTTTACCAAGGGAAGTGCCAATCGTTCACGTCCCTGGCCAGAGTCCAGAGCATCGAAGACCTCGTGAAGAAAGACAATCCTTACAGAAAGAGGTTGAAAACGTGCGAGAGCTTCGCAGGAGCATTGGACAAGCATAGCCAAAAGGCATACAGCCCGAGGCCTACAATATCAAAGAAGGGCTCGGTTTCGAAGGgttcgtcttcgtcttcttcttcactgaGCAAGAGAGGCGCTTCTGTGGCTAGTCTTGCCGTGAATCCTAGCTCCCTGGTCAAGACCTTCCATTGTTAAAAAACTCTTGCCAGGGACAGGATCCTAGAACTTGTTaggaaagaaaatgtgaagTTTGTTCTGTTTTTTGTGGACAGATTCATTGACTACTCTATGAAGAGATTTTGCTGTCTTCTGCTTCAAAGTCTGTAATTTCGAGGGAAGCTTTCAGATTTCCATTATCTCAGCGAGTTGAATGACAGTCTAACATTGATGTGCCATAACTCATGAATTGCGAGATCTCGCCGGGCTCGTTCATCACAGTGATCGAGCAAATGACAGATTCTTGGGGTAATTCCCAGGTTATTATACGTTATCCAAGATGTGGAATCAAGAAAACCTGTCGAGCATCT
This genomic stretch from Eucalyptus grandis isolate ANBG69807.140 chromosome 3, ASM1654582v1, whole genome shotgun sequence harbors:
- the LOC104436549 gene encoding uncharacterized protein LOC104436549; protein product: MTRTKMGGENRSSADVDDPELVDAGRGGGGGGGGECCESESSMEDSMVSDESSSCSSSELAEDASSSALCSSSSSSSSSSASLSNCRGPLYELSELMTHLPIKRGLSKFYQGKCQSFTSLARVQSIEDLVKKDNPYRKRLKTCESFAGALDKHSQKAYSPRPTISKKGSVSKGSSSSSSSLSKRGASVASLAVNPSSLVKTFHC